CAGCAGCCGGGATTTAAATCTCCCAAATTGATTTTGCCTAAGGACGTTCTTTTTAGTTCCGTAACATTATGTCCAACAGCTTCAAACATTTTTCTGACTTGCCTGTTTTTCCCTTCATGAATACTAATCTGTACAATAGAGCTGTATTGTTTATATTTTATAAGCTTAACTCTTGCAGGTGCTGTCTTGTAGTTTTCAATTACCACACCTGTTCTAAGTATATTCATGGAGTCTTCAGTTATTCTTCCTTTAGCTTCAGCTATGTAGGTCTTATAAATATTATATTTCGGATGCATGAGCTTGTTTGCCAAGTCTCCGTCATTTGTAAGCAGCAGCAGACCGGATGTGTTGTAGTCGAGCCTTCCTACGGGGTATACCCTCTCTTTCGCGTTAATCAAATCCATGACTGTCTTTCTGTTGAATTGATCCTTTACAGTTGTTACGTATCCTTCAGGTTTATATAATTTTATGTATACGTGGTTTTTCACCTCAAATATTTTTTGGTTATTGACCAATACGATGTCACTTTCAGGATCTACTTTTGTTCCAAGTTCAGTTACAGTTTTTTCGTTAACCTTAACTTTGCCGGAAAGTATAAGTTCTTCTGCTTTACGTCTTGATGTAACACCGCTGCGGGCAATGTATTTTTGCAATCTTTCTGACTTCATGTGTTTCCGCCTTTTTTGATTAAACATT
Above is a window of Sedimentibacter sp. MB35-C1 DNA encoding:
- a CDS encoding pseudouridine synthase, which gives rise to MKSERLQKYIARSGVTSRRKAEELILSGKVKVNEKTVTELGTKVDPESDIVLVNNQKIFEVKNHVYIKLYKPEGYVTTVKDQFNRKTVMDLINAKERVYPVGRLDYNTSGLLLLTNDGDLANKLMHPKYNIYKTYIAEAKGRITEDSMNILRTGVVIENYKTAPARVKLIKYKQYSSIVQISIHEGKNRQVRKMFEAVGHNVTELKRTSLGKINLGDLNPGCWKYLNNEEIQFLKNNQEG